The segment tctatatgttgccaacttgtacttcccaagtgcttagtacaatactctgcacacagtaagcgctcaataaatacgagtgattgattgattctagacccccttctagactgtgagcccactgttgggtagggaccgtctctagatgttgccaacttggacttcccaagcgcttagtccagtgctctgcacacagtaagcgctcaataaatacgattgattgattctagacccccttctagactgtgagcccactgctgggtggggaccgtctctctatgttgccaacttgtgcttcccaagcgctcagtgcagtgctctgcgcaccgtaagcgctcaataaacacgactgactgattgattgacagacaccgCACCAAAAAAAAAGGCAGTTCCCCTTTTTCCGCCCTCCCCCGTCACGTGACGCGGCGCGCGGGCGGCCACGTGACCAGGCCGCGGATCGTACCAAGTCAGCCGGGAGGAGGGGAGACGCGCCCACCCCGCGCCGTCCTTTACCTCCGTTCGGGGATCCCGCATTTACCGGGAACATCCCGTCCCAAACCGGAGGTTGGGTGAGGCGACGGAGCGACGGGAGGCGGGGGTCCGGCTCGTTGGCGGGCTTTTTTCGTCCGTCACCGTCGCCGCCATTCCCCCCCGCCTTCTCCGTGGGGCggcccgcgcatgcgcgcgccctggccacgcccccttcccctcctcgacctctcatcgtCGTCGTCTCCTCAGAGACTGGTCGGGCGGCCCGTCCCCTCAGGTTCGGTCCGGTTCGATCCGGTTTGATCCGGTTCGGTCCGGCTCGGCTGCCCCGGGCCATggcctctctcctgtgctgcgGGCCCAAGCTGGCCGCCTGCGGCATCGTCCTGAGCGCCTGGGGAGTCATCATGCTGGTAATACGGataacctatatatatatatatattgtacatatttattactctatttatttattttacttgtacctatctattctatttattttattctgttagtgtgttcggttttgttctctgtctcccccatttagactgtgagcccactgttggattagggactgtctctagatgttgccaatttggacttcccaagcgcttagtacagtgctgtgcacatagtaagcgctcaataaatacgattgatgataaggagggcatttattaagcgcttactatgtgcaaagcgctgttctgagcactggggaggtttctagactgtgagcccactgttgggtagggactgtctctgtgtgttgccaacttggacttcccaagcgcttagtacagtgctctgcacacaggaagcgctcagtaaatacgattgattgattgactgtctctatatgttgccaacttggacttcccgagcgcttagtacagtgctctgcacacagtaagcactcaataaatacgattgattgattctagacccccttctagactgtgagcccactgttgggtagggactgtcgctatatgttgccaacttggacttaccaagcgcttagtacagtgctgtgcgcatagcgctcaataaatacgattgattgattgattgattctagacccccttctaaactgtgagcccactgttgggtagggactgtctctatatgttgccaacttggacttcccaagcgcttagtacagtgctctgcacacagtaagcgctcaataaatacgattgattgattgattctaagacccccttctagagtgtgagcccactgtttgggtagggatcgtctctgtatgttgccaacttgtacttcccaagtgcttagtacagtgctctgcacatagtaagcgctcaataaatacgagtgattgattgattctagacccccttctagactgtgagcccactgttgggtagggaccgtctctatatgttgccaacttggacttaccaagagcttagtacagtgctttgcacatagtaagcgctcaacaaatacaattgattgattctagatccctttctagactgtgagcccactgttgggtagggaccgtctctatatgttgccaacttggacttaccaagcgcttagtacagtgccctgcacacagtaagcgcttaataaatacgattgattgattgccaacttgtacttcccaagcgcttagtacagtgctctgcacacagtaagcgctcagtaaatacgattgattgattgccaacttgtactttccaagcgcttagtacagtgctgtgcacacagtaagcgctcaataaatacgattgattgattgattctaagacccccttctagactgtgagcccactgtttgggtagggaccgtctctgtatgttgccaacttttacttcccaagtgcttagtacagtgctctgcacatagtaagcgctcaataaatacgactgattgattgattgattctagacccccttctagactgtgagcccactgtttgggtagggaccgtctctgtatgttgccaacttgtacttcccaagtgcttagtacagtgctctgcacataataagcgctcaataaatacgaatgattgattctagacccccttctagactgtgagcccactgttgggtagggaccatcttcatatgttgccaacttggacttaccaagcgcttagtacagtgctctgcacatagtaagcgctcaataaatacgattgattgattctacatccccttctagactgtgagcccactgttgggtagggaccgtctctatatgttgccaagttgtactccccaagcgcttagtacagtgctctgcacacagtaagcgctcaataaacacgattgaatgaatgaatgaggtggccccacggggggggctcacagtctgcatccccatgataataataatgatggcatttattaagcgcttactatcaatcaatcgtatttattgaacccatgacctctgactcccaagcccgggctcttttcactgagctaggCTGCTAAAAGGGGACGGGGCGATGGAGGGGCTTAAAGGCAGGACCCTCACCTCCCACCAAGGTTGgcccgggaggagggagaggggaggaggtacTGTGTGGCTGGGGTCGCCTATTCCCctcaacaataactgtggtatctgttaataataataataataataataatggtattaattgcttactatgtgcaaagcagtgttctaagcgctgggcaggttacaaggtgatcaggttgtctcacaggggtctcacagtcttaatcctcattttacagatgaggtaaccgaggcacagagaagttaagtgacttgcccaaagtcccacagctgacaatgggtggagccggggtttgaacccatgacctgtgactccaaaacccgggctctttccaccgagccatgctgcttctccattaagcgcttattacgtgccaggcactgtactgcgtaGTGATTAGAAcacggacccgggagtcaggaggtcatgggttctaatcctgcctccgccattcatttattcaatcgtattgtttgagcatttactgtgtgcggagcgctgtattaagcgcttgggagagtacaaatcggcaagagatagagacggtccctactcagcaatggGCTCAGGCTAGCCACTTGtctaagtgaccttgggtaagtcacttcacttctctgggcctcagttgcctcatctgtaaaatgggactgtgatccccatgtgggacagggacagtgtccaacctgattaggttgtatccatcccagtgctcagaacaatgcttgatacgtagtgagcgcttaacaaataccatcattatgattactaagcgctggggtggatacaaagtaatggggtgggactcagtccctggctcttcatcgtcatcatccatggtttttcctgagcgcttactctgtgcagagctctgtactaagcgcttgggagagtccaatacgacgGAGTAGGCAGACCGGAGTGGGGGGATGGGAGCAAACGAGAGGAAGTTGGTGTGTTCCCCATCCCGTGATGGTGACTACCCCGGctcaggaagggagagggaactggtggAAGCTgagaaggcagtgtggcttagtggaaagagccccagcctgggagtcagaggacccgagttctaatcgcgctccaccacttgtctgctgcgtgaccttgggcaagtcacttctctgtgcccaagttttcctaaactgtaaaatgggtattaagactgcgagccccatgtgggacatggactgtgcccaacctgaggagtttggatgtaccccagtgcttagtacagtcctggcacatagtaagcacttgaaaaatgccgGAAAGAAAATGGGGAAGCTGGTGTCCtacttcttccctctctgtcacCTTTCTGCCACTTCACTGTGACCTTCCGGGTGCGAAGGGGTCCAGTCTGGCCCGGGCCAGCCCAGCCCTCCTGTTTTGGAAACAGCAAGGTGTGGCAgtgggacgtgtctaccaactctaccgcattgtcttctcccaggccctgaatacggggctctgcacagcatacagtatgtgctcaataaataccactgattgatggattttggggtcccagggaggggaggagatccgggaccgtctctatatgttgccagcttgtacttcccaagcgcttagtacagtgctgtgcacacagtaagcgcgcaataaatatgattgattgggcatcagaaggacctgggttttaatcccagctctgccaaataataataataactgtggtatttgttaaacgcttactatatcaAGCTTGTAtccaatggggtggatacaagtaaatcgggttggacacagtcccctgtcccacatggggctcacagtctcaatccccgttttacagatgaggtaactgagatccagaaaagtcaagtgacgtgcccaaggtcgcacagcagactagtggcagagccgggattagaacccatgactacccgaggcccaggcccgcgctctatccattacaccatgctccttaataataatgatggtgatgatgattgtgttatttgtgaagcgcttcctctgtgctggggtagatacaagataaccgggttggacaacagtccttgttcctcatggggctcatagttttaattccttttcagatgaggaaattgaagcacagaaaaattgtgacttgcccaaggtcacacagcagactgtgattaacctgattatcttgtaactctcctagcacttagaacatagtaagtgcttaataaatacccttgtgacctggtggaaagagcctgggagtcagaggacatgggttttattcccagctctgttgtgtgtctgctgtgtgaccttaggcaagccacttctctgtgcctcggttcccttgtctttataatggggattaagactgtgagccccatgcgggacaaggactgtgtccaacctgattatcttgcatctaccccagcgcttaaaaaaatgcttgacacatagtaagcacttaaaaaataccactgttattatcatcatcatctggggaGCTGAGacccatcacccccttcccctgttCCTCCACCCCCCAGGTCCTGCTCGGGGTTTTCTTCAACGTGCACTCGGCCGTCCTTATCGAGGACGTACCCTTCACGGAGAGCGACTTCCATGAGTGAGTTGGGGGCTGCCTCGATGAGGCCGGgtagaggggtgatggggagggctgGTGGCTCGGAACCCCCTCCTTCACACTCCCTCCCtgcaccaccccccaccccgctccaggCCCAACCCTCAGAAGATCTACGATCTCTATGAGCAAGTGAGCTACAACTGCTTCATCGCCGCCGGCCTCTACCTCGTGTTGGGCGGCTTCTCCTTCTGCCAGGTCCGACTCAACAAGCGCAAGGAATACATGGT is part of the Tachyglossus aculeatus isolate mTacAcu1 chromosome Y4, mTacAcu1.pri, whole genome shotgun sequence genome and harbors:
- the RNASEK gene encoding ribonuclease kappa; translated protein: MASLLCCGPKLAACGIVLSAWGVIMLVLLGVFFNVHSAVLIEDVPFTESDFHEPNPQKIYDLYEQVSYNCFIAAGLYLVLGGFSFCQVRLNKRKEYMVR